Genomic window (Jeotgalibaca ciconiae):
GGGGATTTCTGCAATTATATTAGTATTTTCTAGTTTAATCACTCAAGTAATGATTTCCAATCAAAATAGAAGTTTTCAAGACTTGCAAAATACAAATGTCGCTGTATCAACAGAAAATAATAATTTGAGCCAAGAAGTTCAAGAACTTTCACGCTATAACCGGATTATGGAAATAGCGCAAGAATTAGGTTTGGAAATGAACGAAACCAACATAAGGAATGTAATCGAATGAAAGATAAGAACAACCCGCAAAAGAACCGTCGTATAATGACTAAAATCATGATGCTGCTAACGGGATTAACGTTTCTTGTGTTTGTTTATCGCTTTTCAACAATTATGTTAACGAAAAAGGTAGATGGCGTAAATTTAAGCGAACAGATTGATAACTTGTATTCCAGAAGTAGCATCCTACCCGCAAAAAGAGGGACCATCTATGATATCGGTGGTAATCCTATTGCCATGGATGCTACTTCTTATTCGTTAGTGGCTGTTTTAACTGATAAATGGAGTCAGGACAAGGAAAATCCACAGCATATTATTGAAAAAGAAGAAACAGCTGAAGCACTCTCTAAACATATTAGTATGTCAAAAAGCGAAATTCTATCGCTCTTGAATCAAGAAGGAGTGGATCAAGTTGAATTTGGCTTAGCAGGTACCAATTTAACCTATGGAACAAAGGCAGATATTGAAGCAGAAAAACTGCCGGGAATCTTTTTCGAAGAAACACCTTCCCGTCTATACCCAAACGGAATCTTCGCTTCTCATTTAGTAGGCTACGCAGCGGTTGACACTGAAACGGAAGATGCAGAAAAAAATCGTTTAGTCGGAATGATGGGTATTGAGGAAGCATACGATGATATTTTAAATGGTCAAGATGGAAAAGTGAGTGATCAAAAAGATTCAGAAGGTTACGGCATTCCAGGAACAGAAGTTGTTTTGGAAGAACCAATAGACGGGAAAGAAATTTATTTGACGCTTGATATGCGTTTGCAAACATATTTGGAAACACTTATGACAAAAGTATACGAAGAAGCAGAACCGGAAGAAATGGTCGCGATGTTAGTAAATCCAAAAACGGGGGCTGTTATGGCAGCCACTCAGCGTCCGACTTTTAATGCCACAACAATGGAAGGAATTGATTCCAAATGGCAGAATTTGCTGATAGAAGAACCATTTGAACCTGGCTCTACTTTCAAAATTCTGACAATTGCTGCAGCAATTAATGAAGGTATTTTTCGTCCATATGATACCTATTCATCTGGTGAGATTGAAGTG
Coding sequences:
- the ftsL gene encoding cell division protein FtsL, whose product is MATPEYAESTYNQIQPNHNPQPLQEPKSPEIVRPKQKTRVVTKKEMITMTLMGISAIILVFSSLITQVMISNQNRSFQDLQNTNVAVSTENNNLSQEVQELSRYNRIMEIAQELGLEMNETNIRNVIE